A genomic region of Magnolia sinica isolate HGM2019 chromosome 6, MsV1, whole genome shotgun sequence contains the following coding sequences:
- the LOC131249478 gene encoding egg cell-secreted protein 1.1-like — MKNAGVVSMVLIMAIVAMSVMPWATVAVQAEEHKLIIPWLPFPDPQIEKCWSSLLDIPGCALEIFSAFLNHQINVGPACCKAITDIGENCWPKMLGFLPFNPLPYNPLVPPMIKSYCSSKLGHAPTPR; from the coding sequence ATGAAGAATGCAGGAGTTgtatcaatggtcttgatcatgGCTATTGTGGCCATGTCGGTCATGCCGTGGGCCACAGTTGCTGTGCAAGCCGAAGAACATAAGTTGATTATTCCATGGCTACCATTTCCAGACCCACAGATAGAGAAGTGCTGGTCATCGTTACTAGACATACCAGGATGCGCGCTAGAGATCTTCTCTGCATTCCTTAACCATCAGATCAACGTGGGGCCCGCCTGTTGCAAGGCCATCACAGATATTGGAGAGAACTGCTGGCCCAAGATGCTGGGTTTCCTGCCATTCAATCCTCTACCATACAACCCTCTGGTCCCACCCATGATCAAGAGCTACTGTAGCTCCAAACTTGGGCATGCACCAACTCCTCGCTGA
- the LOC131249479 gene encoding uncharacterized protein LOC131249479, which translates to MKASIKLREEHQNPLLRAKVPISVLGLPFISAVSAGDPTDLSFHLRTSSPNGPSLKLSYMPNDLHSPFSLTVRSGIGLWGSPDDSPLIMSAHFTLLGRAIPSFSLQIKPQFGDFSLKKTASSPYLPNPNPNPGKENGEAHLQNGGDPPVLREWTEFQAGGVGFLSGMAVTAKTLLPVMRRAVVKFRWGVNFEGDAGRKKLPFLTMDKIGIERIEEPKTGSSDRGAGLFPSDSTGKELEVLKGLCFWMGKEVESLQRENRSMKESIEELRSGATARTTRVEVPSKKPLEVANGSSEFDGWRKKKNGGGEDRRPEAMPSTFSGAAANDVGEELKRAIKAASS; encoded by the coding sequence atgaaggctTCTATAAAGCTGAGGGAGGAGCACCAAAACCCGCTGCTCCGCGCCAAGGTACCCATCAGCGTCCTGGGCCTTCCCTTCATCTCAGCCGTCTCTGCAGGGGACCCCACCGACCTCTCCTTCCACCTCCGAACATCCTCCCCCAATGGCCCTTCCCTCAAACTCTCCTACATGCCTAACGACCTCCACAGCCCTTTCTCTCTCACTGTCCGATCCGGCATAGGCCTCTGGGGCTCTCCCGACGACTCTCCCCTCATCATGTCTGCCCATTTCACCCTCCTCGGAAGGGCaattccctctttctctctccaaatCAAACCCCAATTCGGCGATTTCTCCCTCAAGAAGACTGCCTCCTCCCCGTAccttcctaaccctaaccctaaccctggCAAGGAGAACGGCGAGGCCCACCTCCAAAACGGCGGAGATCCTCCCGTCTTGAGGGAGTGGACTGAATTCCAGGCTGGCGGAGTGGGGTTCCTCTCCGGCATGGCTGTTACGGCGAAGACACTACTGCCGGTGATGAGGCGGGCGGTGGTGAAGTTCCGGTGGGGGGTGAATTTCGAGGGGGATGCCGGGCGGAAGAAGCTTCCGTTCCTGACAATGGATAAGATTGGGATTGAGCGGATTGAAGAGCCTAAGACAGGGAGTAGTGACAGAGGCGCTGGGCTCTTCCCGTCGGATTCCACGGGGAAGGAATTGGAGGTTTTGAAGGGGCTGTGTTTTTGGATGGGAAAGGAAGTGGAATCTCTGCAGAGGGAGAACCGGTCGATGAAGGAGAGTATAGAGGAGCTGAGATCAGGGGCTACAGCGAGGACTACCCGGGTTGAAGTTCCCAGCAAAAAGCCTCTGGAGGTGGCGAATGGTTCCAGCGAGTTCGATgggtggaggaagaagaagaatggcggGGGAGAGGATAGACGGCCGGAAGCCATGCCCAGCACATTTTCTGGAGCAGCTGCAAACGATGTAGGGGAGGAGCTGAAGAGAGCTATAAAGGCTGCTTCGTCTTAA